A genome region from Fodinibius salicampi includes the following:
- a CDS encoding MBL fold metallo-hydrolase, with protein sequence MEIHRFNVGPFAENSYLLIEGDEGLLVDPGFADQQEFNKVQSIVDRKEVDLNYVLLTHAHVDHALGLHRVLDHYDIPVYLSDKDYYLWNNFESQAQMFGLKARGFDFIPEVLPVSSAWSIANFNFDVRYTPGHSPDHLSLYLPDENIVIAGDALFKEGIGRTDLYKGSMELLKKSIQEKLYTLPDDTTVYPGHGPNTTIGHEKQSNPFVRG encoded by the coding sequence ATGGAAATACATCGTTTTAACGTCGGACCTTTTGCCGAAAATAGTTATCTGCTTATTGAGGGTGACGAAGGATTGCTTGTAGATCCGGGCTTTGCTGATCAGCAAGAATTTAATAAGGTACAGTCAATAGTAGACAGGAAAGAGGTGGATCTTAACTATGTACTGCTGACCCATGCACATGTGGATCATGCACTGGGATTACATCGAGTGCTTGATCATTATGATATCCCGGTTTATTTAAGTGATAAAGATTACTACCTCTGGAATAATTTTGAGTCACAGGCCCAGATGTTCGGTTTGAAAGCTCGGGGATTTGATTTTATCCCAGAGGTACTACCGGTTTCATCAGCGTGGAGCATTGCTAATTTTAATTTTGACGTGCGCTACACTCCAGGACATTCTCCTGATCATCTTTCGTTATACCTTCCGGATGAAAATATTGTCATCGCCGGAGATGCGTTATTCAAAGAGGGGATAGGGCGGACAGATCTCTATAAGGGAAGTATGGAACTGCTGAAAAAATCAATACAGGAAAAGCTATATACCCTTCCGGATGATACCACAGTTTATCCCGGTCATGGTCCTAATACGACTATTGGTCATGAAAAACAGTCCAATCCGTTTGTTAGAGGATAA
- the rpmE gene encoding 50S ribosomal protein L31, which produces MKKGIHPEYNEITVVLSDGTEFKTRSTMDPDDGVYRSEVDSKNHPFYTGNMNFQKKAGRIDRFKKRYGTD; this is translated from the coding sequence ATGAAAAAAGGAATTCACCCAGAATACAACGAAATTACGGTTGTCCTGAGCGATGGAACCGAATTTAAAACGCGAAGTACCATGGATCCCGATGATGGGGTTTATCGCAGTGAGGTAGATTCAAAGAACCATCCTTTTTACACCGGCAATATGAACTTTCAAAAGAAAGCCGGTCGTATTGATCGCTTTAAGAAGCGTTACGGAACTGACTAA
- a CDS encoding sigma 54-interacting transcriptional regulator, whose protein sequence is MDEQYTELKTLGELRDSGWESLSVKDEIRKNVIRKIESGETLFPGILGYDKSVIPELQHALLSKHDFILLGLRGQAKTKILRQLPAFLDEYAPVVKGSQINDDPLNPVSKQAIEMIDEHGEETPIEWIHRSQRYGEKLATPDTAVGDLIGDIDPIKAAAQKLTLADENVINFGLVPRTNRGIFAINELPDLQPRIQVSLLNIMQERDIQIRGFNIRIPVDVLMVFSANPEDYTNRGNIITPLKDRIDAQILTHYPRKLEIGKKITSQEAWFDRNSKIKVNIPDLLRELLEQVAFEARESEYIDQKSGVSTRMTITAMEQLISSAERRALVNGEKRTTARITDLFHVVPALTGKLELVYEGEQEGSLNVVKHLIGKAIKKSFKRIFPDPEAQKKQEDPSIYQPLLDWFANGNTLELTDNMSGEAYEKALEQVEGLGSVIKEYGKDKQPENRYILMDFVIESLHQYSMLGKEEIDNGRSYSDMLGSMLGSIDDLDNLEDFQ, encoded by the coding sequence ATGGATGAGCAATACACTGAACTTAAAACCTTGGGAGAACTTCGGGATTCAGGCTGGGAGTCCCTATCTGTAAAAGATGAAATCCGAAAAAATGTAATTCGAAAAATTGAGTCCGGGGAAACACTATTCCCGGGGATACTGGGATATGACAAGTCCGTTATCCCGGAGTTGCAGCACGCCTTGTTGTCCAAACATGATTTCATCCTGCTGGGATTGCGGGGGCAGGCTAAAACAAAAATTCTACGCCAGCTGCCAGCTTTTCTCGATGAATATGCACCTGTTGTTAAAGGTTCACAAATTAACGATGATCCGTTAAATCCTGTTTCTAAACAGGCCATTGAGATGATCGATGAACACGGAGAGGAGACTCCCATCGAATGGATTCATCGCAGCCAGCGCTACGGAGAAAAGCTTGCAACTCCGGATACAGCCGTGGGCGATCTGATCGGAGATATTGATCCCATAAAAGCGGCAGCCCAAAAACTGACATTAGCGGATGAAAATGTGATTAATTTTGGACTGGTCCCGCGCACAAACAGAGGTATTTTTGCAATTAACGAACTGCCGGATCTCCAGCCGCGCATCCAGGTTTCTCTGTTAAATATTATGCAGGAACGCGATATACAGATCCGCGGATTTAACATACGTATTCCGGTGGATGTGCTTATGGTATTTTCCGCGAATCCGGAAGACTATACAAACCGTGGAAATATCATTACGCCGTTGAAGGATCGTATCGATGCGCAGATTCTCACTCACTATCCTAGGAAACTGGAAATAGGGAAGAAAATCACCAGTCAGGAGGCGTGGTTCGATCGTAATAGCAAAATTAAGGTCAATATCCCTGATCTTTTGCGTGAGTTGCTGGAGCAGGTGGCCTTTGAAGCCCGGGAATCAGAATATATCGATCAGAAGAGTGGAGTATCGACGCGAATGACGATTACGGCTATGGAGCAACTTATTTCATCAGCCGAACGACGGGCATTGGTAAACGGAGAAAAGCGTACGACTGCCAGAATAACGGATCTCTTTCATGTAGTGCCTGCTCTGACCGGAAAGTTGGAGCTCGTATATGAGGGGGAACAGGAGGGCTCCCTTAATGTGGTAAAGCATCTTATCGGAAAGGCTATCAAGAAATCTTTTAAGCGAATATTTCCAGATCCGGAAGCTCAAAAAAAACAGGAAGATCCCAGTATTTATCAGCCTCTACTGGATTGGTTTGCTAATGGCAATACTCTTGAACTTACTGATAATATGTCTGGCGAAGCCTATGAAAAGGCTCTTGAACAGGTTGAGGGACTGGGTTCTGTTATTAAGGAATATGGAAAGGATAAGCAACCTGAAAATCGTTATATTCTTATGGATTTCGTTATTGAATCTTTGCATCAATACTCTATGTTAGGGAAGGAAGAAATAGATAATGGCCGCAGCTATTCGGATATGCTGGGAAGTATGCTGGGCTCGATTGATGATCTCGATAATTTGGAAGATTTCCAGTAG
- a CDS encoding TonB-dependent receptor, with amino-acid sequence MLNKEILLFLFLVIPAWFNTVNIVLGQDATMQGIITRENTGEPMYGANVALRSLSDEDVLGTAADSDGFYRIGSIEPDTYAIQITYIGYKTYEDTLAFEAGENYTLNVALQPGDAELGEVVIEQSTGAVMRDEGSQRISPVDLGRIPSPALGDLSTYIQTLQGVVALGDRGGQVFIRGGTPSQNLVLLDGAMIYRPSHIVGFFSPFPKNIISGVDFYAGGFGPRYNSRVSSVMDIQLRHGDRNNFAGSASISPFAGELFFEGPLKEGKASWMLSARNSLIERTSAGVYPIDDQPLKFGSQLLKVSFPGQNDRCSAMIMHTYDRGRMDFEVDESIKWRNFALGGNCVVLPENSRTLMQSNVNISSFSNSLINEEGFGFSSNIWRVNVDINLRQYVGDTRLNMVSLVV; translated from the coding sequence ATGCTAAACAAAGAGATACTGCTATTTCTATTTTTAGTTATCCCCGCATGGTTCAACACGGTCAACATCGTGTTGGGACAGGACGCCACTATGCAGGGTATCATTACTAGAGAAAATACCGGAGAACCCATGTACGGCGCCAACGTTGCATTGCGCTCGTTATCCGATGAAGATGTTTTAGGTACGGCGGCCGACAGTGATGGGTTTTACCGCATCGGTTCTATTGAACCGGACACATATGCTATTCAGATTACCTATATCGGTTACAAGACCTACGAAGACACGCTGGCATTCGAAGCGGGGGAAAACTACACGTTGAATGTGGCATTGCAGCCAGGCGACGCAGAGTTAGGTGAAGTCGTCATCGAACAGTCTACCGGGGCCGTTATGCGCGATGAAGGCAGTCAGCGGATTAGTCCGGTTGATCTGGGCCGCATCCCCAGCCCGGCATTGGGAGATCTTTCTACCTATATACAAACCCTGCAGGGCGTTGTCGCCCTCGGCGATCGCGGAGGGCAGGTATTTATACGGGGCGGGACCCCTTCCCAAAACCTGGTCCTGCTGGATGGAGCGATGATCTATCGCCCCTCCCATATTGTGGGCTTTTTCTCTCCCTTCCCCAAAAACATTATTTCGGGCGTTGATTTTTATGCCGGCGGATTCGGTCCCCGTTATAACAGCCGCGTCTCCTCCGTTATGGATATCCAATTGCGCCACGGCGACCGCAATAATTTTGCCGGGTCGGCATCTATAAGTCCGTTCGCGGGAGAGCTTTTTTTCGAGGGGCCGCTTAAGGAAGGTAAAGCCTCATGGATGCTGTCGGCACGAAACTCATTGATCGAAAGGACAAGTGCCGGGGTCTATCCCATAGATGACCAACCCCTGAAATTTGGAAGTCAGTTGTTAAAAGTGAGTTTTCCCGGCCAAAATGACCGCTGCTCCGCCATGATTATGCACACGTACGACCGGGGACGTATGGACTTTGAGGTGGATGAAAGCATTAAGTGGAGGAACTTCGCGCTAGGCGGCAATTGTGTAGTATTGCCAGAAAACTCCCGAACCCTCATGCAGTCCAATGTAAATATATCCAGTTTTTCAAACTCACTAATAAATGAGGAAGGGTTTGGCTTTTCATCCAATATCTGGCGCGTGAATGTGGATATAAACCTGCGTCAATATGTTGGGGATACCCGTTTAAATATGGTTTCTTTGGTCGTTTAG